gttctctgtacttgacgccttccttgaaggcacaaactgcttggtggccaggcacattctccaccgagtgatgtaacgtgatccacctctggatgtaatccctcaaagtttcatttggcttctgtacacaagaccgcagttccgtcagtcctTCCGGCCACTTGCATgtaccttcaaatgtggtgacgaacactcgggagagatcctcccaagtgtaaatactgctagGTGCTATctggtttagccacgctctggccgagccctccaacatgagagggaggtgcttcatggccacttcatcattgccgccgccgatctggacggccactcggtaatcttcaagccaagtattgggcttggactcgccagtgaacttactgactccagtcgccaacctgaagttgggaggaatcacagcggccctgatggccctACCAAAGcattctggccccgaaacatgcactctgctgctggtaggtgcatctctattgtgaccttctcggtgagccatgttcctgtcgaccaaaccctggacgagaatggatctcgcgtcaaagcctggccctctggggtcgactggaatccttcgcccaccactatgagggcgcctgtcatcctgctggcgaggcacatatgacccgctcctcgggggaggcgtgggcactcgacgtcgaccgtcacgatcgactcggtgatcatactgctcatggttcccatactggtctcaccggtcaccacgtccctcacgcctcgggggcgatctcgggctgtgagccgactggactgtgtccgcggcaacggatctgctgtgaatcctctttcgcgactgagaaacagcggaattctgatctcctgctgcccggagtaacgctctgatctacagcaagcctctaccagcctccgactgggaaggctgaatcgactctgctatgcgagctgcagctgctaaattctgaatcggagttcgatatacctgcgggggcgggaagagctgacgtcgactggattcggaaatccgttgtcgcgcacgctcgtcgagtgctcgctggaggttctccagtcgagtgcgctcggctaagtttgccaggcgcgcgtcctccaaggcgcgagccttgggggtctctccaacgataggagtgtgcagtgcatccatgttccggcggcgaagttcttctctctgcagcgatgtgagaggctcgggaagatactcctcatggagacgcgacgggtcacctccacccgcgcctccgtcggtacggggaaaaccgggaggactgggtggtccatcgaccatcagaacctccgccgccggatcgctgctgtcgcactcggatgcggtctctgcggagccagtcgacatgtcgaacatgccgtagagggattcattgggctcgatcgccgcgacctggggggtggccgactgacgcgccaccgcgtgcctcacccaccgctgaagtctcgaccgaacggaacgcttgcgccggcgggaaacggggagtgaggacaacacaggagccgactgatagggggtcgacggttgccgcaggagaacaccGCGGACGCatgcgctaaagtgcgttgccccgcgagcAGGGAGTGCATCCACGTCAAGcgaagcctcctggagccaagcagagtcgtcgacgatgaacgtgagcgcgccgagacggatctcgcggccctccaccgaaactccgccgaaaaccatgatgattcgggtcggaaaaagtcgcaacttctccaacaaacgctaaaacacctgccccaaggtgggcgccaactgtcgtggttctaagtctgacagtagtgtagggggggtaagtatggagaggcaagatctttgcTGTGgggaagttgtaagcacgcaaggtttacgagttcaggcccttctcggaggaagtaatatccctacgtctcggagcccggaggcggtcgactggattatatgaataTGGGTTACAGAGGTGTGAACCCTTGTCTcgaaggaggggggtggcttatatagagtgcgccaggaccccggccagcccacgttacaaagggttcaatgtacattaaggcagagcgttactggtaacgctagtaataaagtgctatgatgaccataaaagctacttaatgaccgaccgttagcgtgcggagtgacttcaggtctcctggccgtcgagtggttggatcttggtcgagtgattgtttcttggtcgagcgtcttcgagtctgtcgagtggaacacctccaagtcgattgaaaggtggtttcttctaaagatgtccttgggtagaGCAGTTAGGacaggcccatgaccctaccctaggtacatagcttcatcagtactaccgcttggggcggtactaccgcgagcaggtcacggtactaccgctgcataccaatttccatcattttcttgccttaccttgatctttttgttgagtttgttggcttatgctcgttctttctggttgttttgcgtgttcttgtgtttggctccaggtgatgacctttccgagcagcaaggtcgccgtatcaaccccgggcgtgccacatcaaaacgctaccgcacctcagagccagccggtggttcctcgagcacccaaccacctccagcaagtgcatctgcaagtgttcctccacctcctcagcaatcgaagcgagccgccaacaagccaaaagggaagactgtgactgagatgaccaacaaggagttttgggaaaagcgtcgccgcaacccctatgcggtggaccaagaacccactttggtcaaccgcccattctggaaccgttttcagtttgccatctactttgatgtgatcaaggccaagaagaatctttttgttaatgttcgctccattgacactgatgctatggagaaggacccagagtactttggcgaagctcttcagatgtgcactcagctgaacattctcaggatcatgcaattcaataaggatttcgatgcggatttggtggctcaattctatgccgccgtccatcttgggacggatgtcgacaggactctgacatggatgaccaatggcaagctgctttctgtcaagtggaaggctttcatggagttacttgatgtggtggataccgggcttgagactcctgtcgggttccgccctcaccgcaatgctacgtccacccacaagcaagccctttggccctactgcactgtgaaggttcacccagtaactgagaagaagacctatgagctgtctccATATCTGGGCATTCTTCATCGcatattccgtgagactctcttccctcggatcgggaatctggatatggtccactcttacctcgtggacatgctccttttctgtcagcatgagaaggaagcaagcactagAGAgggcctggatatctctcatgtcatgtggtctgaacttgtatctgccgtgtctgagcgcaagtgtcctatctatggtccattcatcatgaggctcattgagagggcctgggcacagacttatcccagagtgctgctagagactggagacttggtttctcatgaaatcaagcgtctgaggaagaaggacaactggacagcgcctcacacagggggtccatATGCTACTGCTACCATAGGGAGTCcgtctgctgttgctgctgctgccatggggaccgTGAGTGAGGCTCCTACTGATGCTCATGTGGAGAACTTTGGCCCCTCTAGTGCAGAACCGtcgtgggcacagaagcttaagcgcaagatgaagaagcttttctgcatagagtctcatggtcagtacatgactcatgtggcggaaaAGCATGTCAGGAcgtgccacaaggagctcatgcgtcagatgggagaaACAGTTGTcagtgggtctgagggtcagatcactgaagaggaggactggattcatcagaattgccactggaccgactccgacgccgagcagttttcgacccatgatgaagatgcagagatgtgatgttcgagatcttcctcctcccatcacctggagtcgtagtgtcactctatgccctttttggtgtctcgctgccaaagggggagagagtgtagggtttTGCTTCTTGTGTCGTGCTTTGAGTCGTCTTGTGGTTTTTTGTATGTTCTCTTGGCGTCCTTCTTGTTCTCTCGATGTCCttatttggtttggtttggtgtgagacctaagttctactcatatggtgtgagacatatgctccctatcgctaccttgttacttatgtcatttcagagtactgtagtttattgtgagatgcatgcttgtcctgtttattcacttctctcatatatcttgtgcttagtattgttggactataaaatatagggggagtgttgatccgaatgtgtgtgtcgtgccatctcttggtgcacacattctgagggagcccgtctatattttgtagttcttagctttatttgttttattttttttccttgcgcaaatcccaccaaaaagggggagattgttacggcatatctctctcaaggtagttttggtgattgatgacaacatgtttgtggactaatcttgtgctttgaataattcatagattctcccctggcacaagacgctttcttcccctcagagtgtatttcaagacggtgtagctctttcgtttctttctcggtggactagttgcgtagagggcaccgtactatcaagagggggtccgctggggtactgcatgggtggaatcatcacgtacacatcagtttctcaccctccgagcatttcctccattgaagagatctctcctctctcttcattgtcctgtctgggtcaaagcggtagtaccgcgcacccagcggtagtaccgctgaggagccacaagcggcagtaccgctccatagtggtagtaccgcccgtggctccacagcagtagtaccgctgggggcctggcacctccgccttgtcctcagcatctttgagagatttcttctctctcgcgcgcgccccagcggcagtaccgcactgcctgcggtactacggctgaagggtcacaagcggctgtaccgctccacagcggcactaccgcccttgaccccactgccgtagtaccgctgggcagtctggctcctaccgcctcgattcgagatgtctttttctcgtgtcgggttttatggcactagtcacggttgtagtggcggtagtaccgttccaggaacggtagtaccgccctaccaccgcggtagtaccgcatttgggtccgttccctactagtctcctcagcgcggcagtaccgctggctggcgcggtagtaccgttgtcctggcggtagtaccgccccctctcagcggtagtaccgtcctgtgcggggctggttggtggggggcaacgagATTGTTGccccccccactataaaaggagtcctcttcctcccccaagctctatttattgctcaagctccattaaatactccaagctccattttcgcccgatctatctctctagccaatcaaacttgttgatttgctcgggagtggttgagaaggctccgatctacacttccaccaagggattttcgattcctccactcatccctagcggatcttgttactcttgggtgtttgagcaccctagacggttgaggtcacctcggagccatattccattgtggtgaagcttcgtggtcttgttgggagcctccgattaagttgtggagattgcctcaaccttgtttgtaaaggttcggtcgccgccttcaagggcaccaatagtggaatcacggcatctcgcattgtgtgagggcgtgaggagaatacggtggcactAGTGGCTTCTTcggaagcattgtgcctccacaccgctcctacggagacgtacttcccttcaaaaggaaggaacttcggtaacacatcctcgtcttcaccggatccactgttggttatctcttacctttacttgtgcaagctcttcagTGTTTTTTCCCTtgcgtgcttgtatgcttgttgttattgcatcatataggttgctcacctagttgtacatctagacaacctactttgatgcaaagtttaatttggtaaagaaaaactaaaaatttgtagttgcctattcacccccctctagtcaaccatatcgatcctttcaccgccCCTCTTGCCCTCCGCCGCGTGAGTCGCCGTCCAGATCCGTCGGTTCACGCGCCCTGCCGCCGGAGTTGCGCCCAGTCCCGCTGCCTCCCCTGCTTCGGCTGCAAGCACGCGAGGCGAGGTGGAGGCCGGGGCGGGGCGGCGGTTATGGGAGGCGAAGGAGCTCGGGCTCGAGGGGCTCCTCCTCTCGATCTAGATCGGGCGCCGCCGTGCGTGGAGACGATGAACAGTAGCGCCGGCGAAGCAAGGGGCTTTCTGCAAAAAGAATGCCACATCGAcagctgacatgcgggccccgccggtCAGATACACCGTCAATACGCGTTTATACGCGAATTAGACCTTTTTGTAACGTCTAGCCCCAGACTTagtactgacacgtaaaaattatCAAACTTGATACCAATCTGCTTCCAATGCTCCAATTGTGATACTTCTGTGCAATTTACTCCATCGTCTGGCTTCAAAGTGAGTGAGTGGCGAGTTATCGGTGGCACAAAGTACAGACCATGCCTAATACTCCGAGCTGGGAGTAAAATCATAACGTCTTCAGAAATTTCGAGCTGGACAAGTTCACCACTCACCATCCCAGGCTTTGATTGATGGATTCCGTTTGAAACCCCGGACATCCGTGGCCAGCACACGCACACCAAACTCGCAGGAGCCACAACTCATTTCAACCCATTTCTTATCTTTTTATCGCCGACATGTCATTACACTGACCTAGAAAGGTGTCATTAGTCATTACACCTAACCAAATCCAGACCTAAGCAACGAGAGAAAGCACACATTTAAACAGAAACCCACCTAAAATCTTCGAAAATTACACACAGCCCCACCTCCCCTCTTATAAAACCCCTCACCCTCCCCCGTCCTCACCCCTCACTGACACTCCCAGCACTCGCACGCTCCAAGGCCTCACTCACCAGCGACACCCCGAATCCAGCGGCGTATGGCCTCCTCCACGATGCCGCGCCGCGTcgcgctgctcctgctcctcctggCATCCACGCGCGCGGCGTCCGCGGCCGGCGCCGGCGCCTGCGCGGCCGAGAAGTTCCCGGCGGGGAAGACGTACGCCAAGTGCGAGGACCTCCCGCAGCTGGGCGCCGCGCTGCACTGGACCTACGACGAGGCCAAGTCGTCGCTCTCGCTGGCCTTCGTGGCGGCGCCGGCGGGGGCCAACGGGTGGGTGGCCTGGGCGCTGAACCCCACCGGCGAGGGCATGGCCGGCGCGCAGGCGCTCGTGGCGCTCAAGGGCTCCGGCTCCGCCGCGCCCACCGTCAGGACCTACAACATCACCGGCTACGTGCCGCTCGGCAAGGCCTCCACGCCCATCGCGTTCCCGGCCACCGACCTCGCCGCCGACTCCGGCAGCGCCGGCAAGATCCGGCTCTACGGCAAGCTGCAGCTGCACGGCGGGATGAAGGCCGTGAACCACATATGGCAGGTCGGCACCTCCGTCACCGCCGGGGCCCCCGACAAGCACGCCTTCGCCGCCGGCAACCTCGCCTCCAAGTCCAAGCTCGTCCTCTCGGGCAAAGCGGCCTCCGCGACCTCGCCTTCGCCGGCGCCCGCCCCCATGGCCGGCGGCCCGTCCGGATCGGCCGGCagcgacggcggcgcggcggcgaccaCGGCGCCTTCCGCCGGCAAGTCCCCGTCGGGCGCGGCCGCGGCCGGCGTGTCGGCGCCGGCACTCCTCGTGCTCGCGTTGATGGGCCTCCTCGCGGTAGTATGATGGCATTTCCTTTCCTGGCGGTAGCACGAATGAATGAGTACGTACTATAATTAGTGGAGGTGGCAGTGGGCATGGGGAGGAAGCATTTCTCGAACAATATATTTGTTCCATTTTTGTCGATCGATCTTGCTGCCTATTCTTTTTCCTAATTTCGTTTGAAATAAAAGATGGTTGGTGTACCGAGCTGTTGTTTTTAGGTATATCGAGCTGTTGTTTTTGGGTAGACGTACGTAGTACGTAGTATGTACTGCTAGCAGTCGGTGATTATTGTAGTGCTATTGTGGTCGACATGTCACTGAATTTATCATATGACTGATATATTTTTTATCATCAGAGGAGTATAAGTGTTTGGTAGCAAGTAGTATCTCTTGCATTCTGTGCAGTGCAGTTGCCCGATCTGGCCTAGTGATACACGCTGATTCGATTTGTTTAAAGCCCGGGCACCTTGTGAGAAGCACCAGCGTCAACTAGGGTCCCTGTCATTCGCAAGAGTTGAAATATAGGAATGCAAAAAAAATTCACGGATGAGAGTGTCATGTACACTTGATTGTGTAAACAAAAACACATGATTTGTTGGGCTTGATGGGAAATGCAGTCTGAAGTACAAATGGATTTTTATGGTTTGCAATTTCTACTAATCAAAATA
This portion of the Triticum dicoccoides isolate Atlit2015 ecotype Zavitan chromosome 7A, WEW_v2.0, whole genome shotgun sequence genome encodes:
- the LOC119332132 gene encoding auxin-induced in root cultures protein 12-like: MASSTMPRRVALLLLLLASTRAASAAGAGACAAEKFPAGKTYAKCEDLPQLGAALHWTYDEAKSSLSLAFVAAPAGANGWVAWALNPTGEGMAGAQALVALKGSGSAAPTVRTYNITGYVPLGKASTPIAFPATDLAADSGSAGKIRLYGKLQLHGGMKAVNHIWQVGTSVTAGAPDKHAFAAGNLASKSKLVLSGKAASATSPSPAPAPMAGGPSGSAGSDGGAAATTAPSAGKSPSGAAAAGVSAPALLVLALMGLLAVV